In Zingiber officinale cultivar Zhangliang chromosome 8B, Zo_v1.1, whole genome shotgun sequence, a single genomic region encodes these proteins:
- the LOC122016160 gene encoding uncharacterized protein LOC122016160, whose product MMTVGRICPYRLVVQDISLSRRQRGFDFPWGYYERKLIMDYP is encoded by the coding sequence ATGATGACAGTCGGGCGGATATGCCCCTATCGTCTAGTGGTTCAGGACATCTCTCTTTCAAGGAGGCAGCGGGGATTCGACTTCCCCTGGGGGTACTACGAAAGGAAGTTGATTATGGATTATCCATAA